The Planctomycetota bacterium genome has a segment encoding these proteins:
- the ruvX gene encoding Holliday junction resolvase RuvX has translation MRYLAIDPGDKRTGLAVGDDLTGHAGPVDVIETSDPATLLRGIAEAIEDQGPDELVVGVPYDMDGKEGAAAKKSLALALLLESHTGLVVHRVDERLTSFEADERMKQSGLTHKQKKSRRDAIAAAAILEDFLARRRESGA, from the coding sequence ATGCGTTACCTTGCGATCGATCCCGGTGACAAACGGACGGGTTTGGCGGTGGGGGACGACCTGACGGGGCACGCCGGGCCGGTGGATGTGATCGAGACGAGCGATCCGGCGACGCTGTTGCGGGGGATCGCCGAGGCGATCGAGGATCAGGGGCCCGATGAGCTGGTGGTGGGTGTGCCCTATGATATGGACGGTAAGGAGGGCGCGGCGGCGAAGAAGTCGCTGGCGCTGGCGCTGCTGCTGGAGTCGCATACGGGGCTTGTCGTGCACCGCGTGGATGAGCGGTTGACGAGCTTCGAGGCGGACGAGCGGATGAAGCAATCGGGCCTGACGCACAAGCAGAAAAAGTCGCGTCGGGACGCCATCGCGGCGGCGGCGATACTCGAGGATTTTCTGGCGAGGCGACGGGAGAGCGGCGCATGA